The Streptomyces sp. A2-16 sequence GGACGCCCGCGCCGACGATGCCGCCTACGCCGAATGCGGTCAGCTGCCACAGGCCGAGCGGCCGTTCGAAGCCTGAGCCGCGTCGGCCTCAAGCCCCTCGATGCTCTCGATCGATTTGCGCCGGAGAACCCCCTCGCCCATACAAAAATGGGGACTACGTCTCATCCCTTCGCGTTCGGAAAACGCTGACGGGAGATAAGGACGGCTCCGGGACGGGCGGGACGGAGGACACCGCACGAAATCCGGCGGCGGCAAGTGAACTGAACGGCTGTTCAGGAGGAAGTGGCCGGAGTAGTTTGCCGCGCAACCACAGCACAGGGGTCTCGGAGCGTCCGCCATGACCAGTGAGCCACAGAGCCCTCTTCAGACCTTCCGGTTGCCCACCGTCGTGCGCGACACGGACGGCGACCGTGCCCTCGGCCGGGCACTGGTCGCCGCCTGGCAGCGCGACGGCATCTTCCAGGTCCACGCCACCCTCGACCAGCAGGCGGCGACGGAACGCGCGTTGGCGGCGTCCAGGGCGTTCTGCCGCAGACCCCTGGCCGAGAAGACCGCCCATGTCTCGGACCTCAGCTACAGCGGTTACGTGGCCTCCGGCGAGGAGGAGACGGCAGGACAGCGGGACGGCTCGGAGATCTTCACGGTCTGTCCCGACATCCCGGCCGACGACCCCCGCGTCATCGACCGGTGGCCCTGCCACGGCCCCGCACCCTGGCCCTCACCCGGCTACGCGCGCGCCATGAAGGACTACATGAAGGTCGTCGGCGAGATCGGCCACCGGCTGCTCCGGCTGACGGCCCTCGGACTCGGTCTCGACGACCCGGACCGCTTCACCCGGCTCACCACCGACGGCTGGCACCACATGCGCGTGCTGCGCTTCCCGCCCGCCGACGCCACCTCGGAACGCGGAATCGGCGCCCACACCGACTACGGCCTGCTCGTCATCGCCGCCCAGGACGACGTCGGCGGCCTGTACGTCCGCCCGCCCGTCCCGGGCGAGGAACGCGGCCGCAACTGGCTGCCCGGCGAGTCCATGGCCGGCCGCTACGAACACGACGAACCCTGGACCTACGTCACCCCGGTCCCGGCCGTCCTCACTGTCTTCCCCGGCGACATCATGCAGTTCATGACCGGCGGCGCCCTCCTGTCGACCCCGCACAAGGTCCGCCTGGCCGCCCGCGAGCGGTACACCCTCGCCTACTTCCACGAACCGGCCTTCAACGCGGTGGCCCGCCCCCTCGACACCGCGGGCTCCGCCGAGCACATCCACTACGGCACCCACTTCACCCGGATGTTCATGCGCTGCTACCCGCAGCGGGTGACCACGGCCCGGATCGAGGCGGAGGGCCGGCTGAAGGTCCTCGACCGGCTGCGCGAGGAGGCCCTGGCCTGACCTCGGCCGGACGACGGCCGGGCGACGGCTGGGCACGCCTGGATCACGGCACCACGGTCACCGGCCAGCGGCCCGCCTTGACCAGCCGTACCGCGACGGACCCGACGATCCGGTGGCCGGCCTGCTCCGAGGCGCCGACGACCACCGCGTCGGCCTGGAGCTCGTCCGCCGCCTTCGTCAGTCCGCTGTAGGGATCGCCGCGGAAGGTGTGGAACTCCCAGCGCACGTCGAATATCCCCTTGTTCTGCTCGGTCGCGCGCCGGATCTGGGCGACCAGGTCCTCGGCGATCTCGTCCGTGGTCTCGGCGACCGGCGCGCCGAGCGCCGCACCCGAGGCGATGACCGGCTGGACGTACACCACGGCGAGCAGCGCGTGCTGCCGTCGGGCCAGACCTCCGGCGTACGCCGCGGCGCGGAGCGAGGAGTCGGAGCCGTCCACGCCGACGACGATCACCTTGGGCCCGTCCGTGCCCCGCTCGAACTGGTGCGAGTGCTGTTCCGTCACGGCTGCGAGGTTATCGGAAGCCGCAGGTCCGGGCGGCAGGTGGGACCGCTCGACATCGGTGCGCAAGATTCGCGGGGAAAGGGCACCCGGAGGGCGGGCCGCGACAGGGCCGCCCGTTAGGGCCCGCCGTGGTCCTCGGCAGCACCCGGCCTCGACGGAGGGGACGAGGCCGGGTGCCGAAGCCGATCTGCCCCGCGCGACGTCGTCCTGACGCTCCGTCATGCCGCCCCGGGGCATCGCACTGGGCCGGGCGGGTGTATTCGTGCCGCCGCACCGGTGTTGCTGAGGTGCGTCGGCGCTCCGCCGGGCGACTGATGAGTCATGACGAAGGATCAGTTGCTCACACGGCTGTCGTCGACGGCGGCGGTGCTCACCCGGCGCCGGGCCCTGCTGGCCGGCGCCGCCGCGCTCGGAGCCGCCGGCACGGCCGGAGTGCTCGCGGCGGTCACCGGCGGAGAGCCGGTGCGGCCGGCACTGCCCGCCGCCGGCCCACCCGCCCATCGCGCGGTCAACTCCTCGGCCTACCGCCTCCAGCCCCTGACCGGATACGGCCCGCCGCAGGCCGCTCCCAGGACCACTGCCGTGCGCCACGAGCCGTTGCTGAAGGTGTCCGGACTCGGCCGGACCATGGTGCTGACCTTCGACGACGGACCCGACCCCCGCTACACCCCGCACATCCTGGACACCCTGGCCGAGTACGACGTGCGCGCGATGTTCTTCGTGTGCGGGGAGATGGCGGTCGACAACCAGGACCTGCTGGCCCGGATGGCCGACGAGGGGCACGTCGTCGGCAACCACACCTGGTCGCACCCGCTGCTCACCCGGCTCAGCCGCTCCCGCATCCGCTCCGAGATGGAACGTACCTGCGACGTCATCGAGGACGCGTACGGAGAGCGTCCCGAATGGTTCCGTGCCCCCTACGGCGCCTGGAACCGGGCCGCCTTCCAACTCGGTGCCGAACTCGGCATGGACCCCCTCGCCTGGACCGTCGACACCCTCGACTGGACCAGGCCGGGCACGCGCCGCATCGTCGGCCGGGTCGAGAACGGGGCCGCCCCCGGCGTCGTGGTGCTCTCGCACGACGCCGGGGGCGACCGCTCCCAGAGTGTCCGGGCGCTGCGCGACTATCTCCCGCAGCTCATCGATTCCGGCTACCACATCACCGTTCCGCGCCGGCAGTACGCATAACCGGAACACGCCCGCCGGGTCGGGGAACGCTCAGCGGACCTCGACCAGGCGGGCGAAGGCGACCACATTGCCGGCATAGCCGTTCTGCTTGGAGAAACCGCCTCCGCAGGTGATGACCCGCAATTCGGGGGTCCCCTTGGAGCCGTAGACGCGGTCGCCGGGGAAGTTGTTCTTCTCGAAGACCTCGATGCCGTAGATCTCGAAGATCGCCGTTTTTCCGTCCTTGCGTCTGATCTCGACGCGATTTCCCTTCTTCAGGGCCCCGAGTCCGTAGAACACGGCGGGGCCCTGTTTGTTGTCGACATGTCCGACGACGACCGCGGTGCCCTTCTCGCCGGGGGAGACCGCGCCGGTGAACCAGCCGGCCAGGTTCGGGTCCTCCGGCGGCGGCGCGCCGACCCAGCCGTCCGGGTCCAGACCGACCGGCAGCATCGGGGCGTCGACGCGGATCGCGGGGATGGACACGCGGTCGGGCACGGCGTACGGCAGGGGAGCGGGGGTGTTGCCGAAGGCGGTGCCGTGCACCCGGCTGTCCGCCGCGGCCGCCGACGCGGGCTGCGGCGGCCCGACGTCGAACTCCCCCGAACCGTTCCGAATGAGCGCGAGGCCGGTCAGCAGAACAAGCGCTATCACGCCCCAGGGAGCGCGCTTCTTCCGCTGCTCCTCCTCTTCGGCCAGATCGGCCAGCTCGGACGCAGACATTGACTTCCCTTCTCGACACGGCCGTCGCCACGTCATTCGCGCATACGAGAACGCTAAGTCCCGCGCGTGAAAGCGGCGACGGGGCGGCGGCGAACGGGTGGCCGCCGAACGCGGGTCGTGCGCCATCCGAGTTGCCGTGAACAGGAATTTTCTGACGGTGTGTGACCTGCGGAGATATCCGATTGTGCGCTTTTCGTTCGGCGTGTCCTCTCACCAGGACGGACCAGTGTCGAAATGCGGGCTCGCGCACGGCATCTGAGGGTCTTTCTGGGAGGCGTTTTCTCGCCGATCCACCGGGGACCGTTCCCGGGGCGTCTCCCGCGGAGGATTCACATGCGTACTACTCGTGCCCTGGCGGTCGCCGGCGCCGCGGTCGCCGTGCTCGGACTCGCCGCCCCGGCGGCCGTCGCGCGGGACGGCATGAACCTGAACCCGAGTAATGTCGTCGCCCTGCCCAATGTCATCGCCCGGGGCGGCCAACTGACCATCACCGTCAACAACTGCACCGGCAACGCCACCGCGAGCTCGGACGCGTTCCCGACGACCCGGCTGACGACGGGGGCCAACAACCTGGCGACGGGACGCGCCACGGTCAACCGGAACGCGGCGACGGGATCGCACAGCATCAGCGTCGTGTGCGGCAACGGGACCGTGATCAACCCGACGGCCTTCACCGTCATCGGCGGTGTCCGCGGCGGTCTCGGCGGCAGCAGCACCAGCGGGGCCACCCCGGCCGACATGGCCATCGGCGGCGGCCTGGTGGCTCTGGCCGTCATCGGCGGCGGGGTGTTCTGGATGCGCCGGCGGTCCGAGCGGCACATCTGATCTCCACCCCTTCGGAGACGTCGAACCGCACGTGACACGGACCTCCGCCCCGGCTTCCGAGAGGAGCCGGGGCGGAGGTCCGTGCGTCCGGCCGCTCCGTCAGCTGCCGTCCTCGCCGGCGCGGCGGCGGGAGAAGTGGTAGGCCGCCCCGATGGAGCCCACGATCAGCAGGGCGCCCATGCCGAGCTCCTTGACGTCCAGTCCGGCGAAGCTGCCGCCCTCACCGGCGTGCACGCCGCGGTCGGGGTTGAGCGGCACCGGAGTGGGGCCGACGCGGCCGCCGGCGATGGTCAGGCCCGTGGAGCCGCTCACGCCGTCGCAGGTGAACGTCACGTGGTAGACCGCGCCGGGTTTGGCGTCCCAGTCGACGACGGCCGTCGCCTGGCTCTTGTGCGAGGGGATGGTGATGGTGTCGAACACCGCCGAGGTGACGGTCGCCGAGCCCTTGCAGCCGCCGTGGTCCCGTTCGAGCAGCAGCGTCACCTGCCCGCCCGGGGCGATGGTCGAGGGCAGGACGCTGAAGCCGAAGGGCGTGACGTTGTTGTCGCCCTTCGCCGTGGCTGCCGGTGCGGAGAAGGCCAGGGCGGTCACGCCCAGCAGTGCGGCCGAAGCGACGCGTATCGCGCGCATGGTGGTTCCTCCGGTCCCCGAGGAGCAGCTGCGGACCTTTTCCGCCTACGTCAGAAATGCACCTCGATGACCGAAACGCTAGGAACAGGTGTACGTCCGCGCGATCGCTGTCGCTCCGAATGGGGCACGCGTGTGGGCCGCTCAGGGGACGCCGACGGCGTGTCGGCCGCTGGACGTCCCCCGCGAGTGCCCGTGGTGAGCGGCCGTCAGCCCTTGGCGTGCGGGAAGAGGGCGAGGAACGGCTCCGCCGACGCCGTGATGCCGCGGCTGTAGGGGGCGTCGAAGTCCCAGATCAGGAAGAGCAGGAAGGCGATCAGCGCGGAGAACAGGCCGGCCAGGATCAGCTCGCGGGCCGTACGCCGGATCTGCAGCGCGAAGACCATCCCGATCGTGATGACCCCGCCCCCCAGCAGACCGAACCAGACCACGCCGGGCATGGTGGGCTCGACCGAGTCCGCGCGGGCGTTGCGGGCCTGGTCCGCGGCGGCCACCTGGTCGACGAGCGGCTGGTAGGCCTGGGCCTCGAAGTCGGTCCTCGGCTGGTAGGAGGTGACGTCCGTGCGGAGACGGTCGAGGAGCTCGGTGCCGCGCTCGGTCATGCGGCGGTGGTCGGCCATCTCCTTCCACTCGGTGGTGACGACGTGTCCGACATAGGCGTTGACATCGGCCCGAATGCGGTCACGGACGTCGGCCGGATAGACCTGGACCCGCTCCGAGATCTCGTGCAGCGCCTGCGCCTCCGCCTGGACGTGGTCCTGGGCGGAGCTGCGCGCCTCCCACACGCCCGCGATGGCCAGACCCAGGACGATGGCGTACACCACCCCGATCCACATCGTCATGTACTCGATGACGTCCGGGGTCTCGCTGGGATCCTCGTCCACGGGTGCCGCCTTGTGGCGGATGAGCGTGATGGCGACCACCACGGCGCACGCGGCCAGCATCGCGAGGATGAGAACAAGCCATTCCGGCAAGGGATGCCTCCAGAGTCGGCACTAGCGGGGCCGCAGGGCGGCCACGGCGACCACCGCGGGCGCGGTGATGAGCAGGACGTAGATCACGGGCGAGGTGGTGCTGTGCGTCGGCCGTTCGGGCGCCTTCGCGTGGTGGTACGCCGGGTAGGTCACCGGGCTCGCGGAGGGGCCCGGGGCCGGCCTGGGCGGCGGCTTGCGCGTCGGTGTCGGGCTGGGAGTCGGCGTGGGGTCGGGTGCGGGGGGCGGTGTGGGGCGCGGCCGGGGTGCGGCCGGTTGCGGCGCCGGTGCGGGCGGCGGGGGCGTGGGAGCCGGCGGCTCGGGAGGCGGCGTGGGCGTCGGCTTCGGCGTCGGCTTCGGTGGCTTCCGGGTCGGGGGCGGCGCGGGCTCGGGAGTGGGGGTCGGCGGACACGGGGTCTCGGGGGGCGGGGGAGTGGGGGTCGGCGGGGGCGGGGGCTCGGGCTTCGGGCACGGCGGGAAGGTCGGCCAGGTGAGGCTTCCGGCGACCGCCACCACCTGGGCGCCGTCGGGACCGACCGAGGCGCAGGCCCAGGCATCCGCCTCGGCCGCCCCCGCCGTGGGGCCGATCAGCGCCCACGTCAAGGTCAGCAGGGCCAACCCCCGTATGGCGGAGGCGGATTGGGGTGATTCG is a genomic window containing:
- a CDS encoding isopenicillin N synthase family oxygenase codes for the protein MTSEPQSPLQTFRLPTVVRDTDGDRALGRALVAAWQRDGIFQVHATLDQQAATERALAASRAFCRRPLAEKTAHVSDLSYSGYVASGEEETAGQRDGSEIFTVCPDIPADDPRVIDRWPCHGPAPWPSPGYARAMKDYMKVVGEIGHRLLRLTALGLGLDDPDRFTRLTTDGWHHMRVLRFPPADATSERGIGAHTDYGLLVIAAQDDVGGLYVRPPVPGEERGRNWLPGESMAGRYEHDEPWTYVTPVPAVLTVFPGDIMQFMTGGALLSTPHKVRLAARERYTLAYFHEPAFNAVARPLDTAGSAEHIHYGTHFTRMFMRCYPQRVTTARIEAEGRLKVLDRLREEALA
- a CDS encoding universal stress protein; protein product: MTEQHSHQFERGTDGPKVIVVGVDGSDSSLRAAAYAGGLARRQHALLAVVYVQPVIASGAALGAPVAETTDEIAEDLVAQIRRATEQNKGIFDVRWEFHTFRGDPYSGLTKAADELQADAVVVGASEQAGHRIVGSVAVRLVKAGRWPVTVVP
- a CDS encoding polysaccharide deacetylase family protein; translation: MTKDQLLTRLSSTAAVLTRRRALLAGAAALGAAGTAGVLAAVTGGEPVRPALPAAGPPAHRAVNSSAYRLQPLTGYGPPQAAPRTTAVRHEPLLKVSGLGRTMVLTFDDGPDPRYTPHILDTLAEYDVRAMFFVCGEMAVDNQDLLARMADEGHVVGNHTWSHPLLTRLSRSRIRSEMERTCDVIEDAYGERPEWFRAPYGAWNRAAFQLGAELGMDPLAWTVDTLDWTRPGTRRIVGRVENGAAPGVVVLSHDAGGDRSQSVRALRDYLPQLIDSGYHITVPRRQYA
- a CDS encoding class F sortase; translation: MSASELADLAEEEEQRKKRAPWGVIALVLLTGLALIRNGSGEFDVGPPQPASAAAADSRVHGTAFGNTPAPLPYAVPDRVSIPAIRVDAPMLPVGLDPDGWVGAPPPEDPNLAGWFTGAVSPGEKGTAVVVGHVDNKQGPAVFYGLGALKKGNRVEIRRKDGKTAIFEIYGIEVFEKNNFPGDRVYGSKGTPELRVITCGGGFSKQNGYAGNVVAFARLVEVR
- a CDS encoding DUF4239 domain-containing protein, which produces MPEWLVLILAMLAACAVVVAITLIRHKAAPVDEDPSETPDVIEYMTMWIGVVYAIVLGLAIAGVWEARSSAQDHVQAEAQALHEISERVQVYPADVRDRIRADVNAYVGHVVTTEWKEMADHRRMTERGTELLDRLRTDVTSYQPRTDFEAQAYQPLVDQVAAADQARNARADSVEPTMPGVVWFGLLGGGVITIGMVFALQIRRTARELILAGLFSALIAFLLFLIWDFDAPYSRGITASAEPFLALFPHAKG